One Bacteroidota bacterium genomic window carries:
- a CDS encoding DUF72 domain-containing protein, translated as MEFGKVPSSEINKIDFRLPPDRPETKLTLKNNPLPKNKKVKVFVGCAKWGRKEWLGKLYPKGTKDADFLEHYARHFNCIEFNAMFYQVFPKATIEKWTSKVGKDFLFCPKFNNSITHVSRLKSAKHVTDIYLDAISAFGKNLGPCFLQLSDNYGPKEFEYLKAYLKSLPKDLEVFVEVRHKEWYEPGNSKRLFEMLQETKFGAVITDASGRRDCVHMALTVPKAFIRFVGNGLHPTDYTRSDDWVKRMKKWMDAGIHEIYFFMHQHNELHSPELALYTIQKINKVCGLNIPEPGFIKEKSLFG; from the coding sequence ATGGAATTCGGTAAAGTACCTTCTTCAGAGATAAATAAAATTGATTTCCGTTTACCTCCGGACAGGCCTGAAACAAAATTGACATTAAAAAATAATCCTCTTCCTAAAAACAAAAAGGTTAAAGTGTTTGTGGGCTGCGCTAAATGGGGCCGCAAGGAGTGGCTGGGAAAGTTGTATCCGAAAGGTACAAAGGATGCTGATTTTCTTGAACACTATGCCAGGCATTTTAATTGTATTGAGTTCAATGCAATGTTTTACCAGGTATTTCCTAAAGCCACCATAGAAAAGTGGACAAGTAAGGTGGGAAAGGATTTTTTGTTTTGTCCGAAGTTTAATAATTCCATAACGCACGTCAGCAGGTTGAAAAGCGCAAAGCATGTTACGGATATATATCTTGATGCTATATCTGCGTTTGGGAAAAATCTGGGTCCCTGTTTTCTACAGCTTTCTGATAATTATGGACCCAAAGAATTCGAATATTTAAAAGCATATTTAAAATCCTTGCCAAAAGACCTGGAGGTATTTGTTGAAGTGCGTCACAAAGAATGGTACGAACCTGGTAATTCGAAACGCTTATTTGAAATGTTACAGGAAACTAAATTTGGTGCTGTGATTACCGATGCCTCTGGACGCAGGGATTGTGTGCATATGGCCTTAACCGTTCCAAAGGCATTTATCCGGTTTGTTGGTAACGGTTTACATCCTACAGATTATACGCGCAGTGACGATTGGGTAAAACGAATGAAAAAATGGATGGATGCCGGTATTCACGAAATTTATTTTTTTATGCACCAGCATAACGAATTGCATTCACCTGAATTGGCGCTCTATACAATTCAGAAGATCAATAAGGTATGCGGGCTTAATATTCCCGAACCAGGGTTTATAAAGGAAAAAAGCTTGTTCGGGTAA
- a CDS encoding transferase hexapeptide repeat family protein: MIYEFNGYKPVIHQSSFIHSQAAVTGNVIIGKDVYIGPGAAIRGDWGQIIIEDGCNVQENCTIHMFPGTTVILKESAHIGHGAIIHGAIIGKNVLVGMNAVIMDSVVIGDNCIIGSLAFVPTGMIIPERKVVVGNPAKIVKDVSDEMIEWKTQGTKLYQQLPAGCYATLKVCEPLREIPKERPTQQDIYKTWKETKRKD, translated from the coding sequence ATGATCTACGAATTCAACGGATATAAACCAGTCATTCACCAAAGCTCATTCATTCATTCGCAGGCTGCGGTAACCGGAAATGTAATTATCGGTAAAGATGTTTACATAGGTCCCGGTGCGGCCATTCGCGGCGATTGGGGACAAATAATCATTGAAGATGGCTGTAATGTGCAGGAGAATTGTACTATTCATATGTTTCCGGGAACAACAGTAATATTAAAGGAAAGTGCGCACATTGGGCATGGAGCGATTATTCATGGGGCCATAATTGGAAAAAATGTGTTAGTGGGGATGAATGCGGTGATTATGGATAGCGTTGTTATTGGTGACAACTGCATCATTGGTTCCCTTGCCTTTGTTCCAACCGGCATGATTATTCCTGAAAGAAAGGTTGTTGTTGGAAATCCCGCTAAAATTGTGAAGGATGTGAGTGATGAAATGATCGAATGGAAAACACAGGGCACAAAATTATATCAACAGTTGCCTGCCGGGTGTTATGCCACGCTTAAAGTTTGTGAACCGCTTCGTGAAATACCGAAAGAAAGGCCAACGCAACAGGACATATATAAGACCTGGAAGGAAACGAAGAGAAAAGATTAA
- the pcaF gene encoding 3-oxoadipyl-CoA thiolase: MKSVYIIDGIRTPIGNFGGSLATIRTDNLATVVLKELMKRNSGVDPNEIGDVIMGCANQSGEDNRNVARMALLMAGLPVSVPGETVNRLCASGLSASMAAARSIMVGDAELMISGGVENMTRGPWVISKTSSAFGRDAQMFDSSFGWRFINPKMKEMYGTDAMGETAENLADRDKISREDQDKFSVWSQMKATAAQKNGRFAKEIIGVGIPQRKGDPILFDKDEFIKPSTTLDVLAKLKPSFRKDGTVTPGNASGLNDGAAAILLASENAVKKYNLKPRARIVSSGVAGVEPRIMGIGPVAASNKALQKAGLKMSDMDIVELNEAFAAQSLACTRAWGIADNDPRINPNGGAIALGHPLGMSGARILNSAAIELQEKNKKYALVTMCIGVGQGYAVVIEKV; the protein is encoded by the coding sequence ATGAAAAGTGTTTACATAATAGACGGTATCCGCACCCCGATCGGTAATTTTGGCGGGTCATTAGCAACTATAAGAACAGATAATCTTGCAACCGTTGTTCTGAAGGAGTTGATGAAAAGAAATTCAGGTGTTGATCCGAATGAAATTGGTGATGTTATCATGGGATGTGCCAATCAATCAGGTGAAGATAATCGCAATGTAGCTCGTATGGCTTTATTAATGGCCGGGTTACCTGTTTCAGTACCAGGAGAAACAGTTAATCGTTTGTGTGCTTCGGGTTTATCCGCTTCTATGGCAGCTGCCCGTTCAATAATGGTTGGCGATGCAGAATTAATGATATCGGGTGGAGTGGAGAACATGACCCGGGGTCCATGGGTAATTTCTAAAACAAGTTCCGCGTTTGGACGTGATGCACAAATGTTCGACAGTAGTTTCGGTTGGCGTTTCATTAATCCAAAGATGAAAGAAATGTATGGTACGGATGCAATGGGTGAGACCGCCGAAAATCTTGCTGACCGTGATAAGATCAGTCGTGAGGATCAGGATAAATTTTCTGTATGGAGTCAAATGAAAGCAACGGCTGCGCAAAAGAACGGACGCTTTGCCAAAGAAATAATTGGTGTGGGAATTCCACAGCGTAAAGGTGATCCTATACTTTTTGATAAGGATGAATTTATTAAGCCATCCACAACTCTTGATGTTTTGGCCAAACTAAAACCATCTTTCAGAAAGGACGGGACTGTAACCCCCGGTAATGCATCGGGTTTAAATGATGGTGCCGCTGCTATTTTGTTGGCTTCTGAAAATGCCGTCAAAAAATATAATTTAAAACCCAGGGCACGTATCGTTTCATCAGGAGTAGCCGGTGTTGAGCCCCGCATCATGGGTATTGGTCCGGTGGCAGCGAGTAATAAGGCTTTACAAAAGGCTGGTTTAAAAATGAGCGATATGGATATTGTTGAACTTAATGAAGCTTTCGCTGCACAAAGTCTTGCCTGTACCCGCGCATGGGGTATCGCTGACAATGATCCCCGAATCAATCCGAATGGCGGCGCCATTGCATTAGGTCATCCATTAGGAATGAGCGGCGCTCGAATTCTTAATTCAGCCGCAATTGAGTTGCAAGAGAAGAACAAAAAGTATGCACTTGTTACCATGTGTATAGGAGTAGGGCAGGGGTATGCGGTAGTTATTGAAAAAGTATAA
- the rplM gene encoding 50S ribosomal protein L13 — translation MDSVSYKTVYKNKETAQKNWILVDAENEVLGRLASRVAYVLRGKHKTSFTPHVDSGDNVVIINAEKIKLTGKKLTDKEYIRHTGYPGGQRFATPKELLHTHPERVIEMAVKRMLPKTKLGDAVYKNLFVYPGAKHPHEAQQPKAIKLTSIK, via the coding sequence GTGGATTCAGTCAGCTACAAAACAGTTTATAAAAACAAAGAAACTGCACAGAAAAATTGGATTTTGGTAGACGCCGAAAACGAAGTTTTAGGTCGTTTAGCATCACGTGTCGCTTACGTTTTAAGAGGTAAGCACAAAACATCATTCACACCGCATGTTGATAGCGGCGATAATGTTGTGATCATCAATGCCGAAAAGATCAAATTAACCGGAAAGAAACTAACGGATAAGGAATATATCCGTCATACCGGTTATCCCGGAGGTCAGCGTTTTGCCACTCCCAAGGAGTTGCTTCATACTCACCCTGAGCGTGTAATTGAAATGGCGGTTAAACGGATGTTGCCTAAAACAAAATTAGGTGACGCTGTATACAAAAATCTTTTTGTATACCCTGGTGCCAAACATCCTCATGAAGCGCAACAACCCAAAGCAATTAAATTAACATCAATCAAATAA
- the pdhA gene encoding pyruvate dehydrogenase (acetyl-transferring) E1 component subunit alpha gives MEKTTTKSEKAVSGSNTSQKFDKKTYLYWYELMLLMRRFEERSGQLYIQQKIRGFCHLYIGQEALAAGAESATRKEDRVITAYRDHAHPIARGVQPKYVMAELFAKATGCSKGKGGSMHMFSKEHNFFGGHGIVGGQIPLGAGIAFADKYNGNESVTLCYMGDGAVRQGALHEAFNMAMLWKLPVIFIIENNNYAMGTSVERTSNVHDLYKLGLSYEMPSFAVDGMSCEAVHKAIASAAEHARKGKGPTLLEMKTYRYRGHSMSDPGTYRSKEEVEDYKKKDPIELVLATLKKNDWITDKEVEAMEAKIKAIVDDSIKFAEESPYPDPSELYKDVYTQGDYPYIKE, from the coding sequence ATGGAAAAAACAACGACAAAGAGTGAGAAGGCTGTTTCGGGCAGTAATACTTCACAAAAATTCGACAAAAAAACATACTTATACTGGTATGAACTAATGTTGCTGATGCGCCGGTTTGAAGAGCGCTCAGGCCAGCTTTATATACAGCAAAAGATCCGCGGATTTTGTCATTTATATATCGGGCAGGAAGCATTGGCTGCAGGCGCGGAAAGCGCAACCCGAAAAGAGGACCGCGTTATAACAGCTTACCGGGATCACGCGCATCCGATAGCACGCGGAGTTCAACCCAAATATGTAATGGCCGAATTGTTTGCAAAAGCCACCGGCTGCTCAAAAGGCAAAGGGGGATCAATGCACATGTTCAGTAAAGAACATAACTTTTTCGGCGGACATGGAATTGTGGGCGGACAGATCCCCCTGGGTGCCGGCATTGCCTTTGCCGACAAATACAACGGGAATGAGAGCGTAACGCTTTGTTATATGGGAGATGGGGCGGTTCGCCAGGGTGCATTGCATGAGGCATTTAACATGGCTATGCTTTGGAAACTTCCTGTGATCTTTATTATTGAGAACAACAATTATGCTATGGGAACTTCTGTTGAAAGGACCTCCAACGTGCACGATCTTTACAAGCTAGGTTTATCCTATGAAATGCCTTCGTTTGCGGTTGATGGTATGAGTTGCGAGGCTGTTCACAAAGCCATTGCATCGGCAGCTGAGCATGCACGCAAAGGCAAAGGACCTACCTTGCTTGAAATGAAAACCTATCGTTACCGCGGTCACTCCATGAGTGATCCCGGAACATACCGGTCTAAAGAAGAAGTTGAAGACTACAAAAAAAAGGACCCTATTGAACTTGTATTAGCTACGTTAAAGAAGAATGACTGGATCACAGATAAGGAAGTGGAAGCCATGGAAGCGAAAATCAAAGCAATAGTTGATGACTCAATTAAGTTTGCTGAAGAGTCTCCTTACCCTGATCCATCGGAGCTTTATAAAGACGTTTATACCCAGGGCGATTATCCGTACATAAAGGAATAA
- a CDS encoding pyruvate dehydrogenase complex dihydrolipoamide acetyltransferase — translation MAEVVRMPKLSDTMTEGVVSKWLKKVGDKVKSGDILAEIDSDKATMEFESFYDGTLLYIGVPDKKGAPVDSILAIIGKEGEDISALIAGEKKSEAGSQKSEVKEEKKVATVAGGSKQQEEVGKGQLAKGNGSSQTASKPETRHPKPETISNGRVKASPLAKMLAEEKGIAVSMLRGTGDGGRVIKRDIENYGGSAASTFVGVESYEEVEISQMRKTIARRLAESKFTSPHFYLTMEIQMDEAIKAREAINTVASVKISFNDIIIKAVAASLRKHPKVNSSWLNEVIRYNHHINIGVAVAVEDGLLVPVVRFADGKTLSQIAVEVKTFAQKAKDKKLQPADWEGNTFTISNLGMFGIDEFTAIINPPDACILAIGGIKEAAVVKNGQLAAGNIMKVTLSCDHRVVDGATGSAFLQTLKQMLENPVLLLGAQSI, via the coding sequence ATGGCCGAAGTAGTAAGAATGCCCAAACTAAGCGACACCATGACAGAAGGTGTTGTATCCAAATGGTTAAAAAAAGTTGGCGACAAAGTTAAGTCGGGTGATATCCTTGCCGAGATCGACAGTGATAAAGCAACCATGGAGTTTGAATCATTTTACGATGGCACATTGTTATACATTGGTGTTCCGGATAAAAAAGGCGCGCCGGTTGATTCCATTTTGGCGATCATAGGTAAAGAAGGAGAAGATATTTCAGCATTAATAGCAGGAGAAAAAAAGTCAGAAGCCGGAAGTCAGAAATCAGAAGTGAAGGAAGAGAAAAAAGTAGCAACAGTGGCAGGTGGAAGTAAGCAGCAAGAAGAAGTTGGCAAAGGGCAGTTGGCAAAGGGCAATGGCAGTTCACAAACAGCTTCAAAACCTGAAACCAGGCACCCGAAACCTGAAACTATTTCAAACGGTCGCGTCAAAGCTTCTCCATTAGCTAAAATGCTCGCTGAAGAAAAAGGGATAGCTGTGAGTATGCTCAGAGGCACGGGTGACGGAGGACGGGTTATAAAAAGAGATATTGAAAACTATGGCGGATCAGCGGCATCCACTTTTGTCGGTGTTGAGAGTTACGAAGAAGTTGAAATATCACAGATGCGCAAAACGATCGCACGCAGGCTTGCTGAAAGCAAATTCACCTCTCCGCATTTTTACCTCACCATGGAGATTCAGATGGATGAGGCGATAAAGGCCCGTGAAGCTATTAATACTGTTGCTTCTGTAAAAATTTCATTCAACGATATTATTATAAAAGCGGTGGCAGCATCACTCCGTAAACATCCCAAAGTAAACTCTTCCTGGTTAAATGAGGTGATTCGTTATAATCATCACATTAATATTGGTGTTGCCGTTGCTGTTGAGGACGGACTGCTGGTTCCCGTAGTTCGTTTTGCAGACGGGAAAACACTTTCACAAATAGCTGTTGAAGTGAAAACGTTCGCTCAAAAAGCGAAAGACAAAAAATTACAGCCCGCGGATTGGGAAGGGAATACTTTTACGATCTCTAATTTAGGCATGTTTGGTATTGATGAGTTTACCGCCATCATTAATCCTCCTGATGCATGCATACTTGCCATTGGCGGCATAAAAGAAGCCGCTGTTGTAAAGAACGGACAATTAGCTGCAGGTAACATAATGAAGGTTACTTTATCATGCGATCATCGTGTGGTTGACGGCGCTACAGGATCGGCCTTCCTGCAAACATTGAAGCAAATGCTTGAAAACCCGGTACTATTATTGGGAGCCCAGTCGATTTAA
- a CDS encoding GIY-YIG nuclease family protein produces MKRLLVYIVKCSDDSYYTGVTNNIDRRLNEHNCGHSPSSYTSSRRPVELVFYEIFDRPLEAIDFEKKLKGWSRAKKEALINSNWDKLKHHAICKNETSHLNYKQSNAHTSTPLSVTDTQNIN; encoded by the coding sequence ATGAAACGATTGTTAGTATATATTGTTAAGTGTTCTGATGATAGTTATTATACAGGTGTAACAAATAATATAGACCGCAGGTTAAATGAACACAATTGTGGTCATAGTCCATCATCTTATACAAGTTCGAGGCGTCCGGTGGAGTTAGTGTTTTACGAAATATTTGATAGACCACTTGAGGCAATTGATTTTGAGAAAAAATTGAAAGGTTGGTCACGAGCTAAAAAGGAGGCACTAATTAATAGTAATTGGGATAAATTAAAACATCATGCAATTTGTAAAAATGAAACAAGTCATTTGAACTATAAGCAGTCCAACGCGCACACTTCGACTCCGCTCAGTGTGACCGACACACAAAATATAAATTAA
- a CDS encoding four helix bundle protein, which yields MAKDNLILDKTFDFALKIISLYKILTSKNEYVLSKQILRAGTSVGANVEEAVGGHSKKDFVAKMIIAYKEARETRYWLRLLERSQLVKHDYTSFLSEIQDIINILTAIIKSSKE from the coding sequence GTGGCAAAAGATAATTTAATACTGGATAAAACTTTTGATTTTGCATTAAAAATAATTTCACTCTATAAAATTCTTACTTCAAAAAATGAATATGTTTTATCTAAACAAATATTAAGAGCAGGGACGAGCGTTGGTGCTAATGTTGAAGAAGCTGTAGGCGGGCATTCGAAGAAGGATTTTGTGGCGAAAATGATAATTGCCTATAAAGAAGCAAGAGAAACGAGATACTGGTTAAGACTACTTGAAAGGAGTCAACTTGTAAAACACGATTACACCTCTTTTCTCAGTGAAATTCAAGACATTATTAATATTTTAACAGCAATCATTAAATCCTCGAAAGAGTAA
- a CDS encoding DUF1571 domain-containing protein, whose product MSECGFGKTPDMPADQNAITSRELINQLMKGIDNIKTLKYDLKITERIEGQFKNYGSSIKLQRSPRKLYIYVKGAEVLWVEGKNNGDALVNPGSFPYINLNLSPFGSLMTSDQHHTIHEIGFDYFKTTIEYSIKQIGDRFEKCFLYGGEEKVNGRTAYKVTILDNDFAFVPYVVKKGETLVTIARKLALSEYMIKENNKKIKNYNDVKEGQEIIVPNAYAKMTIIYIDKVYFVPLLTRVYDDKGLFESYEYLNIQVNPKITDEEFTKEFKEYHF is encoded by the coding sequence ATGTCAGAATGCGGCTTCGGCAAGACCCCGGATATGCCTGCTGATCAGAATGCGATAACAAGCCGCGAGCTTATTAATCAATTAATGAAAGGGATCGATAATATTAAAACGCTTAAGTACGATCTTAAGATCACTGAGCGGATCGAAGGGCAGTTTAAAAATTACGGTTCAAGTATTAAGCTGCAGCGCTCACCACGTAAGCTCTATATATACGTAAAAGGTGCCGAAGTGCTTTGGGTTGAAGGGAAAAATAATGGTGATGCATTGGTCAATCCCGGTTCATTCCCATACATAAACCTTAACCTGAGTCCATTCGGCTCATTAATGACCAGCGATCAGCATCACACTATACATGAGATCGGATTCGATTACTTTAAAACAACAATTGAGTATTCCATAAAACAGATCGGCGATCGGTTTGAGAAATGCTTTTTATATGGAGGAGAAGAAAAGGTCAATGGCCGAACCGCTTATAAGGTTACAATACTTGATAACGATTTTGCTTTTGTGCCATATGTTGTAAAAAAAGGAGAAACCCTCGTAACTATCGCGCGTAAACTGGCATTAAGTGAATACATGATTAAAGAGAATAATAAAAAGATCAAAAATTATAATGATGTAAAAGAAGGCCAGGAGATCATTGTTCCGAATGCCTATGCAAAAATGACCATAATTTATATTGACAAGGTGTATTTTGTTCCATTATTAACCCGCGTTTATGACGATAAAGGTTTATTCGAGTCGTATGAATATCTTAACATCCAGGTAAATCCCAAAATAACCGATGAAGAGTTTACAAAGGAGTTTAAAGAATACCATTTTTAG
- a CDS encoding 30S ribosomal protein S20, producing the protein MANHKSAEKRIRANDSKRLRNRYYTKTARTAIKDLRTETDKTKAQTELPKITSMLDKLAKKNVIHKNKAANLKSKLTKFVNTLGVVKK; encoded by the coding sequence ATGGCAAATCATAAATCAGCCGAAAAGCGTATAAGGGCTAACGATTCGAAGCGTTTAAGAAACAGGTATTATACTAAAACTGCAAGAACAGCGATTAAGGATCTTCGTACAGAAACCGATAAGACAAAGGCGCAAACTGAGCTTCCTAAAATAACTTCTATGCTTGATAAATTGGCTAAGAAAAATGTTATACATAAAAATAAGGCGGCTAACCTTAAGTCAAAACTCACAAAGTTTGTAAATACGCTTGGAGTTGTAAAAAAATAA
- a CDS encoding 3-hydroxybutyryl-CoA dehydrogenase, protein MLNKETQIGVIGSGAMGSGIAQVAAMAGHDVLVYDNNSAALDKSKTTLQVVLNKLVEKQKLAKEAADDILKHIKYVSSLTGLKSCGLVVEAIIENLSVKQKVFSDLETIVPAECILASNTSSLSITSIASSCTKPQRVIGVHFFNPAPLMPLVEIIPGLATSQEVIVGSKKMIDSWGKTTVLAKDTPGFIVNRVARPFYGEAIRIYEEGFADFATIDWAMKEFGGFKMGPFELMDMIGNDINYTVTETVWTQMFYDQRYKPSLTQKRLFEAKRFGRKSGQGYYNYSEGASIPQPTLDEELGEGIFHRVLYMLINEAADTLYMKIASKEDIDLAMTKGVNYPKGLLKWADQIGIEKISDVLQDMYDEYAEDRYRPSVLIKRMAADKITFY, encoded by the coding sequence ATGCTGAATAAAGAAACCCAAATTGGTGTTATTGGTTCCGGTGCTATGGGTAGTGGCATTGCACAGGTTGCTGCAATGGCAGGACATGATGTATTGGTGTATGACAATAACAGTGCGGCTCTTGATAAAAGTAAAACGACATTGCAGGTTGTTTTAAATAAACTGGTGGAAAAACAAAAGCTTGCCAAAGAAGCTGCTGATGATATTTTAAAACACATTAAATATGTTTCAAGCCTCACCGGTCTTAAATCATGCGGACTAGTTGTTGAAGCGATCATTGAGAATCTTAGTGTAAAACAAAAAGTATTTTCTGATCTTGAAACAATTGTGCCGGCAGAATGTATATTGGCAAGCAATACATCATCTCTTTCCATAACATCAATTGCCTCATCATGCACAAAACCTCAAAGGGTAATTGGAGTCCATTTTTTCAATCCTGCACCTTTAATGCCATTGGTAGAAATTATTCCCGGCTTAGCTACTTCTCAGGAGGTAATAGTCGGATCAAAAAAGATGATTGATAGCTGGGGTAAAACTACTGTACTTGCAAAGGATACGCCCGGCTTTATTGTTAATCGTGTGGCACGCCCGTTTTACGGCGAGGCAATTCGTATTTATGAAGAGGGTTTTGCGGATTTCGCAACCATTGACTGGGCCATGAAAGAGTTTGGTGGTTTTAAAATGGGGCCCTTCGAGTTAATGGATATGATCGGGAATGATATCAATTATACGGTTACTGAAACCGTTTGGACACAAATGTTCTATGATCAACGCTACAAACCATCTTTGACACAAAAGCGATTGTTCGAAGCCAAACGTTTTGGTCGTAAATCAGGGCAAGGATATTATAATTACAGTGAGGGAGCTTCAATTCCTCAGCCTACTTTGGATGAAGAGCTGGGTGAAGGTATTTTTCACCGTGTATTATATATGCTCATCAATGAAGCGGCTGATACACTATATATGAAAATTGCTTCGAAAGAAGATATAGACCTGGCAATGACCAAAGGTGTAAATTATCCCAAAGGGCTGTTGAAATGGGCTGATCAGATTGGTATTGAAAAAATTTCGGATGTGCTGCAGGATATGTATGATGAGTATGCTGAGGACCGTTACAGGCCCAGCGTATTGATCAAACGTATGGCCGCTGATAAAATTACCTTTTATTAA
- a CDS encoding hotdog fold thioesterase, with protein sequence MSQKTLAQRVVDQMYNNDWFSQWLGIELLEVKTGACTLRMKIRKEMLNGFAIAHGGITYSLADSALAFASNSHGRKSVSVETSISHTVSLVEGDVITAIAQEVSLSNKIGIYSITITNQDNKTVALFKGTVYRTSKDWFPTEGE encoded by the coding sequence ATGTCGCAAAAAACATTAGCTCAAAGGGTTGTCGATCAGATGTACAACAACGACTGGTTCAGTCAGTGGTTGGGTATTGAGCTGCTTGAGGTAAAAACCGGGGCTTGCACATTGCGTATGAAAATACGCAAGGAAATGTTAAATGGTTTTGCCATTGCGCATGGTGGCATCACTTATTCATTAGCGGATAGTGCGCTTGCATTCGCTTCTAATTCACATGGACGTAAAAGTGTTTCAGTTGAAACTTCCATTTCTCATACAGTATCGCTGGTGGAAGGCGACGTGATAACTGCTATTGCTCAAGAGGTTTCTTTATCAAATAAGATCGGAATATATAGTATTACAATAACCAACCAGGATAATAAAACAGTAGCCTTATTTAAGGGAACGGTTTATAGAACTTCAAAAGATTGGTTTCCTACTGAAGGGGAATAG
- a CDS encoding DUF4956 domain-containing protein: MACTLFQIEQRSLNMYFFTALLIDIIFVFILIRFIYYSIYGKKDFFFTFFLFNILVFIITYLFNKIELSTGAAFGIFAVFSLLRYRTEDISAKDMTYLFIVIALGLVNSIDRGNIIDILVIDLIVVIAAYMLDGSLFMKNEMVQSIQYGNLEMIKPEKLGALKEDLKRLTGLNIHKVSIYKVDFVKNSANIKIYYYD; the protein is encoded by the coding sequence ATGGCATGCACCCTTTTTCAAATTGAACAGAGAAGTCTGAATATGTATTTTTTTACTGCCTTATTGATTGACATCATTTTCGTGTTCATCCTTATCCGTTTTATCTATTACTCCATATATGGGAAAAAAGATTTTTTCTTTACTTTTTTTCTTTTCAATATTTTGGTTTTCATAATAACTTATTTGTTCAATAAGATAGAACTATCTACCGGCGCGGCTTTTGGGATATTTGCTGTGTTTTCATTATTGCGTTACAGAACAGAGGATATTTCGGCCAAAGACATGACCTATCTGTTTATTGTTATAGCGCTTGGCCTGGTTAACTCAATTGACAGGGGAAATATTATTGATATATTGGTTATTGATTTAATTGTTGTCATTGCAGCTTACATGCTTGATGGCAGTTTATTCATGAAAAACGAAATGGTGCAGTCCATACAATATGGCAATTTAGAAATGATAAAACCGGAGAAACTTGGAGCATTAAAGGAAGATCTGAAAAGGCTGACGGGTCTTAATATTCATAAAGTGAGTATTTATAAGGTCGATTTCGTTAAAAACTCAGCCAACATTAAAATTTATTATTACGACTGA